Within the Siniperca chuatsi isolate FFG_IHB_CAS linkage group LG18, ASM2008510v1, whole genome shotgun sequence genome, the region TctgactaatcatttcaccaccaattaaaataattttatcttCTAGTGATTTGGAAATGTGCatgctatgcagatgacacacagttgtacctccctgtcaagcccattgtccttagtacgctgagttctctgcaggactgcctgtctgatataaaaaaacaacaaaaaaactggatgttgataaattttcttcagctcaactcaaataaaactgaaatccttgttattgggcctcaacgcatcactaaacaaatactgccatctactggtaacctgtcacaacatataaagcctgttgcaagaaatcttggtgacctgtttgatagcaatttatgttttgagcaacatattactaagcttgtccaatcatgtttttatcacctcagaaacattgcaaaaatccaaacagttgtgcatgcttttatctcctcacgccttgattattgtaacacgtcttaatcaaaaaactttgaaacgactgcagactgtacagaactcagctgctaggttattaaccaggaccaagaggttcgaccacatcacacctgttttagcctctttacattggctccctgtttgttttaggattgattttaagatcttattgattacttttacgGCTCTttatggcctggctccagactatattttagaccttgtaatcccttatgaaccttcatgtagtttaaaatctttgggcaggggtcttctgtctcttcctgagtccaggttgaaaactaaggaggacagagcttttgccatcagggccctgaggctctgcaacaacttgcccaaagaaattaggtcgtctgagtcagtgtcttcttttaagtctcttctcaaaacacatttttatctgaaagcatatcctgattttacctgagttgtctgttttattggtttttatgtattttaccatttctctctctgtgaagcactgtgttttgataagtgctctataaataaagattattattattattattattattataataaatactGAAATTTTCAGATTTGTATAAAGTAACAACCCCTTCATCACACAGGCACAGGATCACCTGTCACTGGCATAAGATGATCCAGTTAGGTTCTGGTTTAATAAACCTTTTTGGCTCCGTCAGGTATTGAAGATCTGTGCTCCAAGCGGGAGGAGTTGAACCGGCAGATcaagcaggaggaagaggagaaggaacgACTGCAGCACGACATCCGCGTCCTCTCAGAGAAGCTGAGCAGAGTCAACGAGAGCCTGGCACAAAGACTCGCCGCCCGTGCCACTTTCGACCGCACCATCGCAGAGACCGAGGCTGCATAcaccaaggtgtgtgtgttgactgtcTAAAATATTGGTATTGTCCAGTAACATTGAAATATGTGAATTATGGGACACTTAATCTTTTGGACCATTTTAGCTCGCTGATGTgccaaattaatttatttgtttttttaattacaaaaaaataggttagaggttttttttttgtccaggaAATTTGGAATCAATAAGGGCTTGATTGACATGTTAATGAAAAGGGTTGAGTCCAAGACAATCcagaaaacatttataaaagcCTCTGTTTTCCCTTGGattcacttttttctttaaaaaaaatatttttctgtctgaaaatataattgtttttcttttccacttcAATGAAACTCGAGGCTTTATAATCTTTCAGTTTCCTATAGTAAAAGAAAATCCTAATTGTGTGAGGAATATAGCAGGGCCTCAAACCAACAGAAATATTGCAATctttataaaatgtacattttgaagTTAAGGGAAATAAGGTCTTTAAAAACGAACTCATTTGTCAGTTGTCCACTGTCATGTCCCCATGAATTTTCTAATTTTTACacctttttatgtgtttgttggaTATGGCTCGtca harbors:
- the ssna1 gene encoding Sjoegren syndrome nuclear autoantigen 1, whose product is MTQQAAALQTYNNELVKCIEDLCSKREELNRQIKQEEEEKERLQHDIRVLSEKLSRVNESLAQRLAARATFDRTIAETEAAYTKILESSQSLLSVLKQEAGNLSKATEPRRKEH